Part of the Xenopus laevis strain J_2021 chromosome 2S, Xenopus_laevis_v10.1, whole genome shotgun sequence genome is shown below.
GTACCTCTGGTCTGCAGGTCATCTAAGTGAATCCATTCATCTTTaatcaaaatattaaagtgttttaaaagaaagaaacctTCATAAAGAATAAAGTCCATCTAAAGTCTCAGTCAGAAGTTTCAGAGGCTCAGACCAAGACGCTTGGCCACAATTAATGCAAAATTTGGCAGTGTATTTATTCCTCTGTGTCCTGAGTGTAATATGTAGGCATCGGgcagtatatttattctgccatgtgccCTGGTGGTATTATTTATGAGATTGTATTTTTTCTGCGGTGTTCATATTATGTATGGGTCCTTTACATTAGAATCTACTCACCCCTCTACACAAGCACTCCCCTATCTATGCAAGAAAATCTCAAAATTTTCGGATTATTGTACATAACTCAGCACAAATCATATCTCCCAATTATATCTGCATGACCGTGGCaaatttgagatggagtatttctttttatttggaaatggtgttttcccccattaaaactccgaccagaaaaaaaaaggactttaatgaataaccccttaaatgtgtgCTTTACAACAGAGTTGGTATTTAGGACTATGGGTCTCTATTTTTCTTATCCATAACAGAGTTCTTGGGGAATGTGGGGTTACTAGCTGAGCTTCCAAAGTAAACCATCAAATAGCTGATGGGGGGTATTATAGTTTAATCATCTGAGATAGCTGGATTATTTTGCAGTAGAGGTGGAGAGTGGGAAACTGAAAACCTCCCTGCATAATAACATGCTTGTTTGCCATGGGGTGTTTTTCATTCCACAAGAACCCAATCATCTCCCTCTGCAGTTTCTTGATTTCGAAAGTGTTATTCTGGATGGTAAGTGTGTATAGAAAAGGTATAAAATGTACAACTATTTTCAGGGTATGCAGCAATCCCAACCATGATGagagaaaattgtttcatacttaccgtaatccCTATGGCAGCATAATTACCTTTGGGTATTCTCTCTCCCTGAAGGTATTTATTATGCtgccagggatgaccaggaaaagagAAAGTTGTTTCATACTtactgtaattttcttttcctggtcatccctatgGCAGCATAATAATTACCTTCAGGGAGAGAGAAAAACCCAAAGGTAATTATTACGCTGCcatagggatgaccaggaaatagGCTTTTTGTCCCAAGCCAGTATTGCTGCATGGATGTTGGATACCTAAATATTTAAGGCTATCTTTTATCCCAAAATTTACCAACAGCGCTGAGGCTTCCGATTTTCAGCGGTTTACCTTAAAGCCTGATAGTGTTACATATTTGCCTGTTTGAATACGTGTGGGCTAGTGATTGTAAGTAGTGTGTCGTCTGCAAATAAGGCAATATTAAAAAGGTATATTTTTCTATTGTTATTATTGATATATCTGGATTTTATCTAATAAATTTGTGCTTGAGGTCCAATGCACAGTTCTGGTGCACATAGCAAAGGATTTTGAATAATACACTGAGGTACATACCCATAGCTATATAatagttataatatataaatatatattgaaggaCTCAGATATTGAAGGACTCAGATTTAGAACAGAGTTACTTTAACCTTACTAAGTggtgcaaaaacacattttttttaatgcagcttctagttgaaaaaaaatggagtctCATCTTTGAGTGCCCAGTTATCAATGTGTGTTTCTGCAGTATCAGATATAACCACAAATTAGGTATTATGTGATTGTTTCCCCAACACTATTACCTCTTTCAGGGGTACACTAAAGAGTAACGGTTTCAGACCTCCCAATGAGAAAGGTGCTCTAGATAAACAAAAACTTTGCAATGCAAATAGTACGCCTATATAAATaggttttacatttaaaaaagttaattcaCAGCATGCACCTGCTCAAGGACTGTATTTTCCGGTAGCAGGCCTGtcatactttgtttttatgaattTAGATATATAAAATCACAACAGCAGTTTCGGCATAGGACTCCGTCACCTAAAGTCTTTGTTTTCTCCAGCTGCACCACAACACTATGGAGACTaacaaattttaataaaacaggtGGCAACATTATCCATAGTACTGCCAACAAATTGAAGACCATCTCTATATGAAAAAAGTATCTTTATTataatagaaacagtattttcaaaaaagtaattttacccTTTCTTTCCCTCTTACAACAAAAcaatcaaaaataataatttgtagaCATTTTGTCACATAGTATAAATTTACATTTCACCAGTGACTTATGTCATGAAGTCCATAAATTCAAAAACCAAACCCTAATCGCGGATTGAAAATAAGCCACAAACCTGCAGGAAGGCAAGGGGAACTGTTCCATGTAATGAGGAAGTGATGGTGGTAGAGATAGCATAAGAATGTCTGCAGATTATGTTACAAAACAGGAACAACAGGTTTATAAAGGAGGATGTTACAATACTCAGTATAAGTTTAAACAGTTTTTGTAGCGTCTCTGTCTTTTCTAATCAGTGTAAAGACAATATTACATTGTTAAACCGTTGCCATTTTACAGTGCATGTACATAAGAACCAAACCATAGCGGTGAGTACCTCCGAACATGTTAGAAAATGGCTTAATGCATtccgtgcctgttggggcacttatcTCTCGGGGGCACTCATAGCCTATTCTACTAGTTCTACTTTTTGGAGGTACTCACATCTATTGTTTGGTTCCTATTAGTGAATTCCTTAAAGGACAATAATTAATGGTAAGCCTCCCCTGGTGCCTTCTTCAGTCAATATAAATGGATAACTTTTGTATATCGGTGAATTAAAAGAGAATGTAATAAAGCGAAAGGAATGATATACTGGCCTCTGAAATATCTCTACTCTTGTACATTGGTATACTGTCCAATAAAGAGAAAAGTAGttaacaaatgtttaaatatttgcagAATGAAAATGAGGCTCTATCGAACCATGTGTTACCTGAAGCTGTATCATAAAATGAGGTGCATAAAACCACATGGTACCTGAAGTAGGAATATATCACCTACAGttttaatgtaaaatgcaggTCATGGGCAGGAAAGTAGGGGTAACACGTGCAAATGTGGACGGATGTTAGGACTGCGTGCCCTAGGGGCGCCGTGAAGGAAATCCGTCCCTGGAAATTAAATGAACTTCCCATAtgagcaatcattttttttctgcaggaaaTAAGGCACAGGTCGGGAAAAGCAATTAGATCTGACATCACTACTACATCAATCTTGCATGACATAAACATGCTATAACATTGTCTTTAACAAACAGAATCAACTTGTAATGCTTCATCTAGTTCTGTCAGAAAATcactgttttacaaaaaaaagtaacaaaagaataataatcacatttctgcaaattttcattcctttaaaaaaatgacaataaatcACATACGTAGCTCAAAATTAGCCTCTCCAAAATTGTACCCGATTTAAACAAAAACTGACATTCattaaagtagtgctgctctggtCTTTGATAATTAATAGATTTATCCTCAAACCAAAATTAATTTACTCCTTCCAGTCTAAGAACCCAGCCAGCTTCCACTGGGAATGCTCCTGGAGGTAATGGTGGCAGTGAGACAATTAGTCCAAGATCAGGACTTTGTTTCCAGGTAAGATGTCCAGACAGCCCCAACAAGGTCACCTACAAAATATTAACATaaaattatgttatgttatgacAGAACACTCACAGACACATCATTTGACCAGCATTGCACCATGACAAAAGTACATTCCGAGTGAAAATGTTGCTGCAGCACTGCAGTTCATTACATGTTATTATCCACTAGTTCAACAAAACAGCAGTTGCGCCAGTAAAAAAAGTGACACAACTCCATAGGCACACTGGAACAGCCACAATGGCTCCTGGTGTTGGTAGCCATGTTCAGCaacacgcatgcacataatgagtgagTGTCCAAGCTCACTCATTAGGCACATGTACATGAAGTCACTAGCAAGACAAGCAATATTTGGGACACTCACAGCCCTTAGTGGggtatttaaataatacaaaattgtcGCCAATAGCACACATCAATCTTCCATACAGGGATGCATGGAAACACTTACTGTAGCTTGGGATGTTGATTTGGGGGACTGCAGCTTTAGAACATTATCCTCTGGCCAGGACATGAATATGCTGTAGACATTGTTACCTTTAGAGGTGTACCtggaaaacaaaacttgaaaatttaaaatatgacTCCACTGCAAAAGAGCAGATTTCATAGCGTTGGACTAATCAaggatacttaaaggagaactaaaccttagaAATATGCTAAAATATTGGCCAAGGTGCTGGCGTACAGATTAGCCCTAGTTATACCAGATCTGATTCAACTGGACCAAACTAGGTTTATGGCCATAAAATTGATCTGAAAATAGACCCCCAGATATATCCCCCAGATATATCCGCTAACTATACTGTTGTACATAACTGTaagtaatatttaaaatttgacttttatgcAGGTGGTGTGGGCAAATAATATCTTCCTGTCTCTATCATAATTTTATTGCCAAAGAAGCTTGCCCAATAGAGTGTTTAATAAAAAGAATGTTACACTATGTTAACATTAGTGGTAATAAAATAAAGCACACTCCTTCCTTCAAAGCCaactttgctgaaaaaaacagaacacattttGGGAAGTAAAGTTGATCTCATGACCAAAAACAActggtgtatgcagtgcagttttgggctccagtccttaagggggattctgtcacgggaaaatgtttatcaaaatgcatcagttaatagttaattctgcactgaaaaccatttcttaaaagagcaaagagattttatatttaattttgaaatctgacatggggctagacatattgtcagtttcccagctgcctcagtcatgtgacttgtgctctaataaacaaATCTTCCCCTGCCTCCCTGGTACAGTATTAAATGTCAATTGGGCTGGTGCTTGGCAGCTGATTGGGCCCTCAAATACAACCTATGTGTTTTTAAACTGCAAGTAGCTGCCAAGCATCAGTGCTGGTATAtgtcacctttttttttacattatgagACCTTTATACGCTAATAGAAGCAGGCAACAACCCTGATGTCCATGGGGGGGGAACTTTAGGGCTGAGGGATGTTTTGGCAGTATTTCTGCCGCATATATTACAGGCCTGGGGGTTATGAAGGGATAcgtgtacttttttttaaccttataaaGAAATTATATTCAGCTGCATAGCTATGGTGTAAGCACATCATTTCAAATGTTAGTGTCTCAGTGGAAATGAGAGAATGTGCACATTTAGGCACTGCATGCAAAGCACTTACCAAACGGTAACTGttgatttctccatttgtacACGCCAAGGTTTGGATGCATAAATTGCTTCTCCATTAATTGCCAGCCACTTTCCTACGGCCAATAACCTTTCCTGAAAGATGGGAACTATAAGCCCCTCCTTACTGGGACCAACATTCAATAGATAATTTCCTCCAAAGCTCACAGTCTCTACTAGTTCCTGCATAAAACAAATAAGAAGAAACTAAGTAATGTTATAGCAAGAATGTAATGGTCAGAACCTGCTATTAGGCCACAAAAACTCACCGCAATTATGTTTCTTTCGTTCATTAGCTGGTTTACTTGCATGTTACGCCTGTAGCCCCAGGAATATGTATCAACAGAGGTGCACTTTTCCCATTTGTGTGCTGGCAAACTGCTGGGTGTAAACTTATCAGCACAGTTATAGTATCCTCCATGATAACATGAGCAATTACTGCCCCACCGATCATTTACCACAATATTGTCCTAGaagcaataatatatattattggaCTGCTAACTTTAAGATACCGGTCCCCTTGCATGACCAAGCTTAATAAGTTGCTACTGTAAAATATGACAGGGGTAAACAAACGAATTTACTTGTAAAGGAGTTGCtcaccttggagttaacttttagaatgaagcagttgttttttatttttattatttgtcgtttccgagttatttaggtttttattcagcaacactccagtttgcaactttAACAACTAAATTACtctagcaagcatgcattgatttgaataagagactggaatatgaataaaagaggccctgaatagaaaggagtaataaaaagtagaaataacaataaatttgtagccttacagagcatattttAAGATGAGGTCAGTGCACCCTATTTAAAATCTGAAACAGTcataagaagaaagcaaataattgaaacactataaaaaatgtatgacaatcaattgaaaagttgcttagaactgcccTTTCATAActaacttaacggtgaaccactccttttcAAACCTACATCTtaggaaaaaagttaaaataatagaAAACTCAGCAAGGTCTTGCACATGTTGTCCCATAGGGTAACAATAATGCTGGCCTGATTAAACCatgtcattaacacagtaaatattgaatttaaaagttaaattgaTCTGTGCGCCAATATCCTTtgagtatttaaaaaattagttgcTTTAACATtctcctgattttacattttcccagtccctcgaaaaaaaactaaaatgggaGAGTTCTACTGTATTAAAATAACAAACCGCCTTGTATTGTTTAAGTTTGAAGTGCCTGATATAGGGCATAGCATATAAAGTTGTCCAGTTATGACAAAAAATGGGCCTGTCTGTAAAGTATACTGAACTGGAGAGTGGTAGAGTGGAAGGTTGCCATTAGTATCTCAATGATAACAAggcaatcagatggcactcactcAGCAAACTGTGCTTACAATTGGTGCTTTATTcagatctccacacaacgtttcggaggctctaccccctttctcaagtgttcttACAGCAGTGAAATGGAAACAGGTATAAATAGGTCAGACCCTGTTGTCATTAGTACCTTGACAGGACTATCATTATAGAGCCAAGCCAGGAAGTCAGTGGAATTCCAGTAGGTGTCAGGTGACTCCCAATCTCCATCTGACCAGATCAGATCTGGTTTATATctgagcaataaaaaatattaaataacagaGTTGCAACGATAAGAAATATAACAAAGTAACATGTTAACATACATTTGATTCGCTACTCCTGACTATATGACCAGTGATAAACTGCAAGTATTTTAATGACAAATGAGGGTGACTGAACCAGAATTATTCATGGTTATCAGAAACATGTATCAGATCAGCACACATCTTAAACCCTTCAGCATGTTGCATAGACagatatgttttaatataaaggATTAGAGCTAAACCCAGGCTGCAGATGGTGAGATAAAAACCATGATAATACAGCTTATATTCTTTAATACGGGCATATGACTGGTTCTAACTTTAAATTATTCTAGTACACAGTGGTATCTGAAAATGCTCTTTATTTATGCATTAGTTTAGCATGTAAATGTTCAAACAGTGAATTGAATACCATAATTAAGAGAACAGAACAGgactaaaaggttaaaaaaaaaactagaaaaaaaacagggCTGGCAAGAAGCAGaatagaaaaagcaaataattaaagacaGGCTGCAATGTTACTTAGAATCattccatttttaataaaaaagtaattttagaaAATCATCCTGTAAAGAGGATGCAATTCCAAATGTAAAAGTCTggataatgaaagcaaaattaaaataagtaaaagcAACTATCCAATATACATTGCTTTGAAAGTGTGAgtgatttaaatatatttgtatatataacttCTATGTATAGAAGCTTCTGTCTGTCCTTAAGTATTCCTTGTACTGCTGGTTCTACATATACAATTAAAACAGACCCCTTCAAACAAGACTGAAATTTTTCACAGTGCCACTACTacactgctttaaagggattgttcaaaaTTAGTTATGATGTAGAgggatatttgtggtttttgagttattcagcagctctcaatttgcagtttcagcaatctggttgcttgggtccaaattaccctagcagccatgcattgatttgaacgagagCCTGGAAAAGtaataggcctgaatagaaagatgagtaataaaaagtagtattaacaataaatgtatagccttttATAGCATAtgttttggatggggtcagtgacgccccatttgaaagctggaaagaatctgaagaagaagacaaataattaaactaaacaaaataaaaaatgaaggccaattgacaagttacttagaataagccattctacatcatactaaaagttaactcaaaggtgaactacccctttaaggttatGTGTTCTAAGAGCCACCAatgcagagaatagcaaagggTAGGTAAATACTGTAATAAGccttacaaaaaacaaacaaaaccattaaaatgatacaaaatttgtactgaatgtatattggaaaatcgCTTAGAAATAATTCTGACTAATAAAAGAGACATTTTTGGGGgcttcagagagagagagcacaacAGATTTTAATCgaagttgaaataaaaaacaaaaaaaaaagggtctcTAAAGGCTCAGTTCTGATTAGTGAAATACATTTGTGCATAGGCTACAGCACACAATATATCCATCATACTAGGTAAGGACAAGACAGCTATAACTTGCTTTATATGTGGTTATATTATATAGACTGTTGCCATTAATGACAGCAATCATAAAACTACTTTACTCATATGCCTTGTTATATGTCCAATGAGGCTGATGCAGTACTGTGATTATCAATTACTAGGCATAGTCCAGTCACGTTTGTAAAATACCATGCAGACTGAAGAGGATTTCTGCTATGAGCAATCAGCACTTCAAATTGAGGAAAAAAAAGTCCCTTGCAGAGCTTTGTGCCACATAAGCAACTTAAACAGACAGACAGTGTAACAAAGGGTATTTCTGAGTAGTCTTACCTGTTAACCAAGTCATAGAGCTCAGGCATTGTCTTCGAAAAAACAAAATACTGggttttgaagtcattttttttgtctagTAAATAAAGGGGATGAAACCATTCCAATAAAGAGTGGTACAAACCAACACTTATGTTCCTAGAATGTAAGCAAGAGAATTTTACAAGCAGGctacaaaaacatatttaatacatttataacttTATGGTAAATATTTGTGTGACAAACCGTTTTCTTAATGCATTGCTGAAGTCTCCAACCAGGTCACGGTGTGGACCAACATCTACTGCATTCCAGTTCCAAGACACAGGAGAGCCCCAGTTTGTGAAACCTTCATGGTGCTTGGTGGTCAGGACAACATACCTAAACAAAGTAACAGAAGTTGGTTCAGATACCGCCCAAAAGTCATGACTTTGAATAATATGCTACTTTGGCCTGGAAGGTAGATTATTAGGTAATTCTGTAGAGAATATCAGCAAAGGAACAGTTGGTGTTAGCACAATAACGAGTTCCATGTTGATGCTCCATTTCTCCTGTTTTGTTGCACTAACAAGGGCATATACATTGGGCCAAGACAGGGGCACAATAGCATTGTATTAGGGCTATGGCATactaggagattagttgccagtaATAAATCTACACTACTGGAGGCAACTAATCTTTAGCAAAAGTGTTCCCATTAGCAACAATGTAAATTGCTGACAGGAAAACACACATGTTGCTTTATTCTTCCAAAGTAGTCTTGCAAGAAAACTTCGAGCTACTTTGCAAAACTGAAGCAATGTGTATGtattcccaccagtgatttacattattgccaaaGGGGACACATTTGCTGGAGATTAGTTGGCTACAACAGCGCAAATTTATCATGGGCAATTAATTGACtagtgtgccatcagccttacagtaaaggtatgggatccgttatccagaaaccagttatcaagaaaccctgaattacagaaaggtggtctcccatagactctattttacccaaataatccaaatatttaaaaatgatttccttttcctctgtaattataaaacagtaccttgtacttgatccaaaccaagatatcattaatccttattgggtttatttaatgtctacatgattttcaagtagacttaaggtatgaagatccaaattacggaaagatccgttatccggaaaacccagagtcccaagcattctggataacagatcccatacctgtacagatctGCGTATCGCATGCAtgcataatatttgtatttaaagtcTCAGCACTCTCTCGAAGATCAATACATAGCTTTACCACATTTACTACACAGTCACATCTattccaactagggatgcaccgaatccaggaatcgggattcggcctttttcagcaggatttggccaaatccttctgctctGTCCTTTTAAAGCAGGGACCTCCCTCCTTGTGTCTCCTTGACAATAAACACTCAAAATGTATTGTAACTTTATAATTATGTGTATTGTATCGATATACGTATTTGTACTTCTTGTAATTACCCAGTTTCTTATAccaatttattgttctgctgtacagtgctttgcccttagggagcgctatacaaataaaaatatacatacaaacaaacattttaagcCCTTATATGTATCCTTGTGAAGAGAAtcatatgtttttgttatttttctgatCTCATGCAATTGCCTTACATGAACTTAGCAAGCTACAGGGAAGTGAAATAGAAAGGAATTTCAGTCCACTGGTTTTTCTTGTCTAAGCCTTATATACACTCATTGAAATAAAGCAGCAAGGCCCAGGAAAAGGGCTGAAAAGTAGCCATGCATTTTTACCCCTTGCCCGTGTCCACTTTACTTAAAATATCCTTGTTTATATATCAGTTGTCTGTGCATCTGTTAAGGCTCTTGCAAAGTTTTATCTCCAGTAGGGTTATGTAGTAACAGAAACTCCAGCCcagtaaaataaattagaaagtgGTAAAGACAAAGTCCAGTCACATTAAAGTATGAAGTACATATGCAATAAACTAGTAGTGAAAAGAGAGAAAATATTGGTCCACAAATCTCAAACTTTGATGGCAGAACCAATGCAGGaggatatatttacagtatgatACATGAGCTCCATCATATACTATGTTAGccaccagtggcataactttaTTGGGTCAGGCTCCCAGCTGAGTGTCAGCAGCCCACCAGCCACTCTCTTGTGGTGTACGACGTGGATCCACAGAGCAGACTTCACAACTGCCTAGGCTCCCCCCCCTCTGCTCCCACAGTCTTGGGGTCTAATGTATGGTAGTTAGGCCAGTGTCAACCACTAAGCCTCAATGTGACCTtctctaaagctgcccatagatgcaaagatctgatcgtttgaatcctcgaacgatcgacttccccatctcccgacctgccactaaccattccgatcaaataaagtagaaaagaacagatcagctgatgttctgcccctgacagcaatcgtacgaaagttatgtctgacaaaagctagtgacagtctcccactgaaaattgtacgatcggcaatacacgcagagatattatcgtcagccgacagaattcttttaacctgtccgatcgactgaacgagcGATCTCTGCaatacgaaaaatgtcaggactctccacacacggtccgaaaatcgtacgaatcctcgattcgtacaatcggatctttgcatctatggccagcttaagagtacTTATTGGTGAGGACAACTAGCACTAACCCAGTACCTGCCCCAAACCACCCtaaggtctttattttttttatcctgcttTACTTATATAGTGTCCACTTGTaacacaatggggtaaatttatcaaagagtgaagttccgccactagagtgtaattccgcagctctcaattcatttctatgggattttgaaaggcgtatttatcaatgggttgagtgaaagttcaccctttgataaatatgcctataaaaatcccatacaaatgaatggagagtggcg
Proteins encoded:
- the fuca1.S gene encoding tissue alpha-L-fucosidase, whose product is MTVSGECNLAVTMVAAQRLITGAFLCSLATLLPLGSSRYAPNWESLDARPLPPWFDEAKFGIFLHWGVFSVPSFGSEWFWWNWQHERSDAYVKFMERNYRPGFTYADFAAQFTAEFYDPDAWAQLFQAAGAKYVVLTTKHHEGFTNWGSPVSWNWNAVDVGPHRDLVGDFSNALRKRNISVGLYHSLLEWFHPLYLLDKKNDFKTQYFVFSKTMPELYDLVNRYKPDLIWSDGDWESPDTYWNSTDFLAWLYNDSPVKDNIVVNDRWGSNCSCYHGGYYNCADKFTPSSLPAHKWEKCTSVDTYSWGYRRNMQVNQLMNERNIIAELVETVSFGGNYLLNVGPSKEGLIVPIFQERLLAVGKWLAINGEAIYASKPWRVQMEKSTVTVWYTSKGNNVYSIFMSWPEDNVLKLQSPKSTSQATVTLLGLSGHLTWKQSPDLGLIVSLPPLPPGAFPVEAGWVLRLEGVN